The DNA segment GGACGATGTCTTGAGGATTGTGATCCCGTTGACAAATAAAAAACCGGTACAACCTCTTTCGAGATTGCACCGGCAAAATTACAATGATATATTTTTAATGAAGATTAGGTAACCTTACTATCGGGATTACCTAATCTATTATTTAATTTGAGTTCGACGAATTCAATACTGTGTGAATAGTATGTTCTACAGAAAAAGGCTTATTTCTTATGAAATAAAAGACAAGCGCCTAAAGTACTAAACGTATTCTATATAAGGCTTTCAATTGTTTTTATACCTTGTATTTGCAATTTGTATTATCTTCTTAATTGCATCATTGACATTTTTTATAACAGTTTCTTTCTTGAATGCCTTGTGGATGTGTCCTATCCTAATTACCGGACATACTCAATAGTTTACTATATGCCCTAAAAATTAATATCTGCTGTTTTTATCAACATACTTGAAATAACCTCAACTCAGTATATCCTTGTACATTTTGCTGAATGTACGGTGATATTTCTGCTTAAAGTAATACTGAAAAATGTCATCTTTCGTTTGTCTGATAGTCTTCTCATCATCGTTGCCGTATACCAATTTGGCTATCTCTTTAATGTGGGTATCGGTAAATCTCTGTTTTAAATCCATCAATCTCAGAGCTTCTATCTTATGGTAATTATAGCGATCTTTCAGTTTGAAAAAGTCAACCTCTTCCTCGTACTTCTTTTCTCTTGAACAGTCAAATTCAATTGAATAGTCATTCTTATTGTCAACATAAGAAGTCGTTGGGGTGAGGGGAGCAACGGTTATTGAAACACTCTCGTCAAACTTGTAATCATCACAAGTTGGACTAAATAAACACATTTCATCAATATCTTTTATGCCAAGAACTTTGCTACCTTTTAACTTCCCATTGCAGACTTGGCAAGACGGAACAAAGTTAAAGAGAGACAAAGCTACAATAGGACAAGAACTCTTATTAAGGACATGGTCAAGATCGAAGTGGTTTTTCTCTTCGTTTGCAAATTTCTTCAACATATTATTAAACTTAGGCTTAAAATAAACGCCCCTGCTTTCAAAATCCTTCGCATCTACAAATTTACGTTCATCTCTTTTACTCACGATTGATATTGGGGTCTTCTTATTCCCGCCCAAGCGCTGGTGCAACATCTGCTCGCTCGCTGTATTTAGGAAATCCAACAAGGTGGCTTCATCAGAAATATCTAGACCGTAGCTATTTACATACGACATGTCACAATAATAGCATGTGCTAAGGTCTAAATCATCCTTATGCTGCATGAAGAATTTCGCTATTTTAGGCTGGTTTGTTTTATAATTGAATAGATTCTTCAATTTCTTTTCCATTTTTGCATCCACCCCTAAGCTAATATATTTCAAGTAAATCTTGGCAAGTGTTCTGAAATCAGCCTTGATAATTTTCTTAATGTCAGAATCGAAGTCCCCTTGTTTTATAATGTGCTTCTTCTCCATTTCCCCAAGAAGTTCTGTCCACTTAGTTTGCTTTTCAACAAGTTTGTCGAATATTTTGATATACTCGTCGGCAAGAGTGTCTCTGTCTTTATACTCAATCTTTCTCATCTTCATTTAGATTTTTCAGTTTTTTCTCAATCTGACTTTTTTCTGAATCGATCTCATTTATACGTTTCTGTAGTTCTTCTTTTTTAACTGATACTAGCCACATTTTCAGCAGAGCCTGTTTTGCTTTCTTTTGTATATGTTCATCTCCAATGTGATCAACAAGATACTGATACGCCTTTAAATCTTCTTTGCTCAAAACTAACTTAGAATTGTTCTTTAGTTCTCTATATTTGTTAAAAAAATCCGTAATTTTTTCTTGTGCCAGCTGACCGACAGTATACTTCATAAAAAAACTTTTGTTAAGCATATCATATATATTTGAACAAAGTGTTTCTCCAAAATCTTCATCACCACCATCTTCTGGAAGTTTTAAAAACATAATATTTGACTTTGGTATGTCGCTTATAATAAAAGGTGAGTGCGTCACTATTAGTATATTCACACCTTCAATGTGGTTCAGCGAGATGTTCTTTAGTGCATTAATAAGATACGATAAAAAACATCGTTGCAAGTCTGGATGATAATATAACTCCACTTCATCAAATATTGCATTGATGTAACGGTATTTTATATCTGAATTTACTTCCTTACCTTGCTTAACATCCCTATCCCAAACTGAATTAACATTCACTAGATGATAGACAAAGTTACTAATGGTATAAGTCAGCTGTCTTTCACCAGAACTCAACCCTTCAAATGGTATAACATTTTTGTCATCGTATGTTCCATCATCTTTGATATCTTCATTCTTGACTAAACGAAAAGCTGTTTCAAAGATTGGTGGTGGAACCAAATCTGACTTTGTCGCTTTAGGGAATATTTTTTTAAGTTTCTCCAAGGCTTCATTGGTCATATTATCCAATACAGCAAAATCGTAAACGCTCCCTTTTTTATAAGGAAAGTACATACCAGACCTGAGATAATTTACAGTCCGTCTGAGTTTGACTGTTATATGACTTTCATCAAGTATTAAGTTGTCAAGATAACCTTTTAATTTTGTCTTGTCATACAGTTTCATATCCAGAAAACGTTTTGCGCTTTTGTATATATTATACGTGCGGAAAATTTTAATTGTCTTATAAGCTAAATAGTTGTAAGCTCTTTTGTTTTTGTTAGTTTCTGGTCCTATTAAATTAATAAAATATTCTTTGATATCATTGCATATAGTTTCCAAATTAGCATAAAGGTTAGTATTTGGTCTTATATTTAGATTTGACTCAATATTTTTTTTATTCCAGTCATATTTGCAGAATGATAAAGATAAGCCTACGATCTTTAAGCTTTTGTTAATGTCACGAAACGGAAATTTGCCATCGCTATCTTGATAAAAAATCATGGAAAGCAAACGGTCTCTTGCTCTTTCATTTTCATTAGCGCCGTTCAATACACCTTCTTCACGCATTGGGTTCAGCACAATAGGTGTTTGGTAGCCATCGTTCTTATGGAAAAGACCAGTATGCCAGAATCTGTATTGTGACTTGGCTGGTAATTTTTTATATTCATTCTCTCCCATAATATGTGAAAGTCTTTTGCCTTCGGTTTCCTCACTCATATAGTCGCGGTAGTTGTAGGCATAAATGGAATAATTAAAAATACAGGTGTAGAACAACTCCGACAATTCAGTCCGCAGGTCT comes from the Xylanibacter oryzae DSM 17970 genome and includes:
- a CDS encoding AAA family ATPase, yielding MKSSFKILGVRADLPVDHLSEKEIERVKRIQKRFFGNTNWQYFYDGVTYGADIIRVSNTINDDEVLYGSNNMSVSVSSIVGKNGAGKSTILDLIIRIINNVGASIIGENYVYSSAEHLHYVDYLYADLMILQSEKIKVIKSRGRLLSIDIYEKKENDNKNTNFIKTAESVQLIISNKKDVDQPLNPKPDLRTELSELFYTCIFNYSIYAYNYRDYMSEETEGKRLSHIMGENEYKKLPAKSQYRFWHTGLFHKNDGYQTPIVLNPMREEGVLNGANENERARDRLLSMIFYQDSDGKFPFRDINKSLKIVGLSLSFCKYDWNKKNIESNLNIRPNTNLYANLETICNDIKEYFINLIGPETNKNKRAYNYLAYKTIKIFRTYNIYKSAKRFLDMKLYDKTKLKGYLDNLILDESHITVKLRRTVNYLRSGMYFPYKKGSVYDFAVLDNMTNEALEKLKKIFPKATKSDLVPPPIFETAFRLVKNEDIKDDGTYDDKNVIPFEGLSSGERQLTYTISNFVYHLVNVNSVWDRDVKQGKEVNSDIKYRYINAIFDEVELYYHPDLQRCFLSYLINALKNISLNHIEGVNILIVTHSPFIISDIPKSNIMFLKLPEDGGDEDFGETLCSNIYDMLNKSFFMKYTVGQLAQEKITDFFNKYRELKNNSKLVLSKEDLKAYQYLVDHIGDEHIQKKAKQALLKMWLVSVKKEELQKRINEIDSEKSQIEKKLKNLNEDEKD